A genomic segment from Streptosporangium roseum DSM 43021 encodes:
- a CDS encoding glycosyltransferase family 9 protein, with protein sequence MTAGGRTAAGGPPVMVVLRGLGLGDLLTAVPALRALRRAHPGHRIVLAAPASLAALVPLIGAVDELLDVSGPGPVPLGAAPDLAVNLHGRGPQSLAALRRTGPGRLITHAHPDFPEVRGPSWRGDAHEVRRWCDLLGWYGIAADPGDLELEVPPGWVTPLVARSWATGPAPEPASSWEPAPVAVDSGAAGSEPGSVSSREPEPVAVDSGAPGPGPEVSPSGWPVPATGPAPCGSPSEMSVPVEGRAPAGRGAARRGPRVPRSGRPASVILHPGAAAPARRWPPERFALVAVALRQAGHEVVITGNAGERALAEQVASLACLPEACVLAGRTGLRDLVALVARARLVVCGDTGVAHLASALATPSVVLFGPVSPALWGPPHGPHVALWAGRSGDPHGDLPDEGLLEIGVLEVLDAAVNLLEVGVR encoded by the coding sequence GTGACCGCCGGCGGGCGGACGGCGGCCGGGGGGCCGCCGGTCATGGTGGTGCTGCGCGGGCTCGGCCTCGGTGACCTGCTCACCGCGGTCCCGGCGCTGCGGGCGCTGCGCCGCGCCCATCCCGGCCACCGGATCGTGCTGGCCGCGCCGGCCTCGCTGGCGGCCCTGGTGCCGCTGATCGGCGCGGTGGACGAGCTGCTCGACGTGTCGGGGCCGGGACCGGTCCCGCTCGGCGCGGCCCCCGACCTCGCGGTCAACCTGCACGGCAGGGGGCCGCAGAGCCTCGCCGCGCTGCGCCGTACCGGCCCGGGACGGCTGATCACCCATGCTCATCCCGACTTCCCGGAGGTGCGGGGGCCGTCCTGGCGGGGGGACGCGCACGAGGTCCGGCGCTGGTGCGACCTGCTCGGCTGGTACGGCATCGCGGCCGATCCGGGTGATCTTGAGCTGGAGGTCCCCCCGGGATGGGTGACGCCGCTCGTCGCCCGCTCGTGGGCGACCGGCCCGGCGCCGGAGCCCGCCTCCTCATGGGAGCCCGCGCCGGTTGCCGTCGACTCCGGGGCGGCCGGCTCGGAACCGGGGTCCGTCTCCTCGCGGGAGCCTGAGCCGGTTGCCGTCGACTCCGGGGCGCCCGGTCCGGGGCCGGAGGTCTCCCCGTCCGGGTGGCCCGTGCCGGCCACGGGTCCGGCGCCGTGTGGTTCCCCGTCCGAGATGTCCGTTCCGGTCGAGGGCCGGGCCCCGGCCGGTCGCGGGGCGGCCCGCCGGGGGCCGAGGGTTCCCCGGTCCGGGCGGCCCGCGTCGGTCATCCTCCATCCGGGTGCCGCCGCCCCGGCCAGGCGCTGGCCGCCGGAGCGGTTCGCGCTGGTGGCCGTCGCGCTGCGGCAGGCCGGTCATGAGGTGGTGATCACGGGGAACGCCGGGGAGCGGGCGCTCGCCGAGCAGGTGGCCTCCCTCGCCTGCCTGCCGGAGGCGTGCGTGCTCGCCGGGCGCACCGGCCTGCGCGACCTGGTCGCCCTGGTGGCCCGGGCCCGGCTGGTCGTCTGCGGCGACACCGGCGTGGCCCATCTCGCGAGCGCGCTCGCCACCCCCTCGGTGGTGCTGTTCGGGCCGGTCTCGCCCGCTCTGTGGGGACCGCCCCACGGACCGCACGTGGCCCTGTGGGCGGGGCGCTCCGGCGACCCCCACGGGGACCTGCCCGATGAGGGGCTGCTGGAGATCGGCGTCCTGGAGGTCCTCGACGCCGCCGTCAATCTGCTGGAGGTAGGCGTCCGATGA
- a CDS encoding UDP-glucuronic acid decarboxylase family protein, producing the protein MSTRRVVVTGGAGFLGSYLCERLLAEGAGVVCMDNFLTGSPRNVEHLIGRAAFRLVECDLTGFVHVPGDVDLVLHFASAASPTDYLRHPIETLKVGSLGTLHALGLAREKDARFVLASTSEVYGDPLEHPQRESYRGNVNPVGPRSVYDEAKRFAESLTTAYRNSHRADTAIVRIFNTYGPRMRPHDGRAIPTFIRQALYGEPITVTGDGGQTRSICYVDDTIEGIFALADSGFEGPVNIGNPAELTMLALAETIRELTGSDSPIHFIDRPAEDPEIRCPDTSLAASRLGWTPKVDIVDGLSRTISWFAAELQGHRESAESSR; encoded by the coding sequence ATGAGCACGCGACGGGTGGTGGTGACCGGCGGAGCCGGCTTCCTGGGGTCGTACCTGTGTGAACGCCTCCTCGCCGAGGGAGCGGGGGTGGTCTGCATGGACAACTTCCTGACCGGTTCCCCCCGCAACGTCGAGCATCTGATCGGCCGGGCCGCGTTCCGGCTGGTCGAGTGCGACCTCACCGGCTTCGTCCACGTGCCCGGTGACGTGGACCTGGTGCTCCACTTCGCCTCGGCGGCCTCGCCCACCGACTACCTGCGCCATCCGATAGAGACGCTCAAGGTGGGCAGCCTCGGCACGCTGCACGCGCTCGGGCTCGCCAGGGAGAAGGACGCCCGGTTCGTCCTGGCCTCCACCAGTGAGGTGTACGGCGACCCGCTGGAGCACCCGCAGCGGGAGAGCTACCGGGGCAACGTCAACCCGGTGGGACCGCGGAGCGTGTACGACGAGGCCAAGCGTTTCGCCGAGTCGCTGACCACGGCCTACCGCAACTCCCACCGGGCCGACACCGCGATCGTGCGGATCTTCAACACCTACGGGCCGAGGATGCGGCCCCACGACGGCCGGGCCATCCCTACCTTCATCCGTCAGGCCCTGTACGGCGAGCCGATCACCGTGACCGGTGACGGCGGGCAGACCCGCTCCATCTGCTACGTGGACGACACGATCGAGGGGATCTTTGCCCTGGCCGACAGCGGGTTCGAGGGACCGGTCAACATCGGCAACCCGGCGGAGCTGACCATGCTCGCCCTCGCGGAGACGATCCGCGAGCTGACCGGCTCGGACTCGCCGATCCACTTCATCGACCGTCCCGCCGAGGACCCGGAGATCCGCTGCCCCGACACCTCGCTGGCCGCCTCCCGCCTGGGGTGGACGCCGAAGGTGGACATCGTCGACGGGCTGAGCCGTACCATCTCCTGGTTCGCCGCAGAGCTCCAGGGCCACCGTGAAAGTGCCGAATCGAGCAGGTGA
- a CDS encoding GNAT family N-acetyltransferase, with protein sequence MDTGPIWTPRLTLEPLAVEHAAEMAEALSDPALHTFIGGSPATAEQLRNRYTRMVAGPPPGGDDAWLNWVIRLEGPDRLVGYVQATVAAGRASMAWVVGTPWQGRGIAGEAALALLSWLREHGVTDIVATIHPDHTASSALARRLGLVPTDARMDGEVVWRSE encoded by the coding sequence ATGGACACCGGACCGATCTGGACCCCTCGGCTCACGCTCGAACCGCTGGCGGTGGAGCACGCCGCCGAGATGGCCGAGGCACTCTCCGACCCGGCCCTCCACACCTTCATCGGCGGCTCCCCCGCGACCGCCGAGCAGTTGCGCAACCGCTACACCCGCATGGTCGCCGGGCCGCCGCCCGGCGGTGACGACGCCTGGCTCAACTGGGTGATCCGCCTGGAGGGTCCGGATCGCCTGGTCGGCTACGTCCAGGCCACCGTGGCCGCCGGCCGGGCGTCCATGGCCTGGGTCGTCGGCACCCCCTGGCAGGGCAGGGGGATCGCCGGCGAGGCCGCGCTCGCCCTCCTCTCCTGGCTCAGGGAGCACGGCGTCACCGACATCGTCGCGACGATCCACCCCGACCACACCGCCTCCTCGGCCCTGGCCCGCCGCCTCGGCCTCGTGCCGACCGACGCCCGGATGGACGGCGAGGTCGTCTGGCGCTCCGAGTAG
- a CDS encoding TIGR03086 family metal-binding protein codes for MDIRELDRRAVRASVDLVAKAAAEDLGRPTPCAGWTLADLLAHMTAQHHGFAAAAEGAGADLAVWRVEPPGDDAFSAYAGAAERVMTAFAQDGVLDREFALPEFGRDLTFPAAQAIGFHFIDYLVHGWDVAQSLGVEFTAEPELVEAAWPIARAVPDDGRRRVPGAAFQPSLVIPEDADRFSRILAMLGRSPA; via the coding sequence ATGGACATTCGGGAACTGGACAGGCGTGCGGTGCGCGCGAGCGTGGACCTGGTCGCCAAGGCGGCGGCCGAGGACCTCGGCCGGCCCACGCCGTGCGCCGGCTGGACGCTGGCCGACCTGCTCGCCCACATGACCGCCCAGCACCACGGTTTCGCCGCCGCGGCGGAGGGAGCCGGAGCCGATCTGGCGGTGTGGCGGGTGGAGCCGCCGGGCGACGACGCCTTCTCGGCCTACGCCGGAGCCGCCGAACGCGTGATGACGGCGTTCGCGCAGGACGGCGTGCTGGATCGCGAGTTCGCGCTGCCCGAGTTCGGCAGGGACCTGACGTTCCCCGCGGCGCAGGCCATCGGCTTTCACTTCATCGACTACCTGGTGCACGGCTGGGACGTCGCCCAGTCGCTCGGCGTCGAGTTCACGGCGGAGCCGGAGCTGGTGGAGGCCGCCTGGCCGATCGCCCGGGCCGTCCCGGACGACGGGCGACGCCGCGTGCCCGGCGCCGCGTTCCAGCCCAGCCTGGTCATCCCCGAGGACGCGGACCGCTTCAGCCGGATCCTCGCCATGCTCGGCCGCTCCCCCGCCTAG
- a CDS encoding glycosyltransferase family 9 protein: MIGTVLVARPDSAGGVLLAGPAVRAVAAGAREVVLLAGPHGRAAAELLPGVSRVVEWRTPWIDPNPPPMTGPHALRLLRTVQEVAPELALILTSFHQSPLPLALLLRLAGTPKTAAICADYPGSLLDVCHVVDEEPDVPEAERMLGLARAAGFELPPGDAGALAVRRPLPEVGHLTGPPGYVVVHPGVSAPVRAWPAESWTRAVHDLVRAGWRVVVTGGPGERALTARVAGARRSGLSGRPAVPDGWAGRAPVLGPAQETRLPHGAVQEACSAPGPGPETGDGPAWESVTDLGGRTTFAELAAVLAGASVVVAANTGPAHLAAAVGTPVVSLFAPVVPAARWAPYGVPSVVLGDQNAACRGSRARLCPIAGHPCLSSVPSADVVEAVNRLAFAKEAVP, encoded by the coding sequence ATGATCGGCACCGTCCTCGTCGCCCGGCCGGACAGCGCGGGCGGCGTCCTGCTGGCCGGGCCCGCCGTCCGCGCGGTCGCCGCGGGAGCCAGGGAGGTCGTGCTGCTGGCCGGGCCGCACGGCCGGGCGGCCGCCGAGCTGCTGCCCGGCGTGTCCAGGGTGGTGGAGTGGCGGACGCCGTGGATCGACCCCAACCCGCCGCCCATGACCGGCCCGCACGCCCTGCGGCTGCTGCGGACCGTTCAGGAGGTGGCGCCCGAACTGGCGCTGATCCTCACCTCCTTCCACCAGTCGCCGCTGCCGCTGGCCCTGCTGCTGAGACTGGCAGGGACGCCGAAGACCGCCGCCATCTGCGCCGACTACCCCGGCTCGCTGCTCGACGTGTGCCACGTCGTCGACGAGGAGCCGGACGTGCCGGAGGCCGAGCGCATGCTCGGGCTGGCCAGGGCCGCGGGGTTCGAGCTGCCGCCCGGCGACGCGGGAGCGCTCGCCGTACGGCGCCCGCTGCCCGAGGTCGGGCACCTGACAGGGCCGCCCGGCTACGTGGTCGTGCACCCCGGGGTCTCCGCCCCGGTCAGGGCGTGGCCCGCGGAGAGCTGGACGAGGGCGGTCCACGACCTCGTCCGCGCGGGCTGGCGGGTCGTGGTGACCGGCGGTCCGGGCGAGCGCGCGCTCACCGCACGGGTGGCCGGCGCGCGACGGTCCGGCCTCTCCGGCCGGCCCGCCGTACCGGACGGGTGGGCGGGCAGGGCGCCCGTCCTGGGCCCCGCGCAGGAGACGCGCCTCCCGCACGGGGCCGTCCAGGAGGCGTGCTCCGCGCCGGGGCCGGGGCCGGAGACGGGAGACGGGCCCGCCTGGGAATCCGTCACGGACCTGGGCGGGAGGACGACTTTCGCCGAACTGGCGGCGGTGCTCGCCGGGGCGAGCGTGGTGGTCGCGGCCAACACCGGTCCCGCCCATCTCGCGGCGGCGGTCGGCACACCTGTGGTCAGCCTCTTCGCCCCCGTGGTCCCGGCCGCCCGCTGGGCGCCGTACGGCGTGCCGAGCGTGGTGCTGGGCGACCAGAACGCCGCCTGCCGGGGCAGCCGGGCCAGGTTGTGCCCGATCGCCGGCCATCCCTGCCTGTCGTCCGTGCCGAGCGCCGACGTCGTCGAGGCCGTCAACCGCCTGGCGTTCGCGAAGGAGGCCGTCCCTTGA
- a CDS encoding P1 family peptidase, protein MSLTVHGHRARDLGIVIGEHAPGEHNAITDVPGVRVGHCTVLREPAIRTGVTAIVPDGVGPHAPLPAGMFVGNGHGKLVGATQLAELGLIEAPVVLTATLSAFRAADAVVSWMLARPDCADVRTFNPVVGECNDGYLSDIRARPLGEAEVLAAIDGAAPGPVTEGCVGAGTGTGALGFKAGVGTASRVLGLADGPFTLGALVQANFGGTLRVLGSTVTPASLGLAEPPTPDVGSCMVVVATDAPLDARQLTRLARRAVFALGRVGASYSHGSGDYGIAFSVRTDGAPPPDATLSPLFEAALDAVEEAVLNSLFTATTTTGVDGRTLHAIPLPRLMKLLRRSGSPLPGD, encoded by the coding sequence GTGAGCCTGACGGTGCACGGTCACAGGGCGCGTGACCTGGGAATCGTGATCGGCGAGCACGCGCCGGGCGAGCACAACGCCATCACCGACGTGCCCGGCGTACGTGTCGGGCACTGCACCGTCCTGCGGGAGCCCGCCATCCGCACCGGCGTGACCGCGATCGTCCCCGACGGCGTCGGCCCGCACGCGCCGTTGCCGGCGGGCATGTTCGTCGGCAACGGGCACGGCAAGCTGGTCGGCGCCACCCAGCTGGCCGAGCTCGGGCTGATCGAGGCGCCCGTCGTGCTCACCGCGACGTTGTCGGCGTTCCGGGCGGCCGACGCGGTGGTGAGCTGGATGCTGGCGCGGCCGGACTGCGCGGACGTGCGGACCTTCAACCCGGTCGTGGGGGAGTGCAACGACGGCTACCTGTCGGACATCCGTGCCCGTCCGCTCGGTGAGGCGGAGGTGCTGGCGGCCATCGACGGCGCGGCGCCGGGGCCGGTGACGGAGGGATGCGTCGGAGCGGGAACCGGCACCGGCGCCCTGGGGTTCAAGGCGGGCGTCGGCACGGCCTCCCGGGTGCTCGGCCTGGCGGACGGGCCGTTCACCCTCGGCGCGCTGGTGCAGGCGAACTTCGGCGGCACGCTGCGCGTCCTCGGCTCCACGGTCACACCGGCCTCCCTGGGGCTGGCCGAGCCCCCCACCCCGGACGTGGGATCGTGCATGGTCGTCGTCGCGACCGACGCGCCCCTCGACGCCCGCCAGCTCACCCGCCTGGCACGGCGCGCGGTGTTCGCGCTGGGACGGGTCGGCGCCTCCTACAGCCACGGCAGCGGGGACTACGGCATCGCCTTCTCGGTCCGGACGGACGGCGCGCCGCCCCCGGACGCGACGTTGAGCCCGCTGTTCGAGGCGGCGCTCGACGCCGTCGAGGAGGCCGTCCTGAACTCGCTGTTCACCGCGACGACCACGACGGGCGTGGACGGGCGCACCCTGCACGCGATACCGCTTCCCCGGCTCATGAAACTCCTGCGCCGGAGCGGGTCTCCTCTTCCGGGAGACTGA
- a CDS encoding glycosyltransferase: MRILLWHVHGAWTTAFVHGAHDYLVPLVPGRGPDGRGRARTHSWPATVREVPWNRLRGEDVDLVVLQRPQELDLVRRWLGRHPGRDVPAVYVEHDAPAGNAPGTRHPMAGRGDIPLIHVTHFNDLFWDSGRAPTQVVEHGVVDPGHRYTGELPRAGVVVDEPIRRERVAGTDLLPRFGSAAPLDVFGMKVTGLPHRLRFPFGTFEDLPQRAMHAELARRRVYLHPYRWTSLGPSLIEAMLLGMPVVALATTEAVEAVPPEAGVISTRLATLTAALRTFVDDPARARQSGKAARAAALSRYGLGRFLSDWDRVLAQSAGG; the protein is encoded by the coding sequence ATGAGAATCCTGCTCTGGCATGTGCACGGGGCCTGGACGACGGCGTTCGTCCACGGCGCCCACGACTACCTCGTGCCCCTCGTCCCCGGCCGGGGCCCCGACGGACGCGGCCGGGCCCGGACCCACTCCTGGCCCGCCACCGTGCGCGAGGTGCCGTGGAACCGGCTCCGTGGCGAGGACGTCGACCTGGTCGTCCTGCAGCGCCCCCAGGAGCTGGATCTCGTCCGGCGCTGGCTGGGCCGCCACCCCGGCCGGGACGTGCCCGCCGTCTACGTCGAGCACGACGCCCCGGCCGGGAACGCCCCCGGTACCCGGCACCCGATGGCCGGACGCGGCGACATCCCGCTGATCCACGTGACCCACTTCAACGACCTGTTCTGGGACTCCGGCAGGGCGCCCACCCAGGTGGTCGAGCACGGCGTCGTCGACCCCGGCCACCGCTACACGGGCGAGCTCCCCAGGGCCGGCGTCGTGGTCGACGAGCCGATCCGGCGCGAGCGGGTCGCCGGAACCGACCTGCTGCCGAGGTTCGGCTCCGCCGCCCCGCTCGACGTCTTCGGCATGAAGGTCACCGGCCTGCCGCACCGGCTCCGTTTCCCGTTCGGGACCTTCGAGGACCTGCCCCAGCGGGCGATGCACGCCGAGCTCGCCCGGCGGCGCGTCTACCTGCACCCCTATCGGTGGACCTCGCTCGGGCCCTCCCTGATCGAGGCCATGCTGCTGGGCATGCCCGTCGTGGCGCTCGCCACCACCGAGGCCGTCGAGGCGGTGCCGCCGGAGGCGGGGGTGATCTCGACCCGCCTCGCCACCCTCACCGCCGCGCTGCGGACCTTCGTCGACGACCCGGCCCGGGCCCGGCAGTCCGGGAAGGCCGCACGCGCCGCCGCGCTCTCGCGCTACGGCCTCGGGCGTTTCCTGTCCGACTGGGATCGCGTGCTCGCCCAGAGCGCCGGAGGCTGA
- a CDS encoding ROK family protein yields the protein MLSEANGSIAGAGALLKILRDGQARTRAELVQLTGLARSTLGQRLDALLSQQWIVPTEEAISSGGRPAVAFTFNRGARIALAADLGATHARVAITDLGTEVLAERADEVPIDRGPVETLTWLQHTFEEMLAETGHTRDQICGIGVGLPGPVEHSSGRPVNPPIMPGWDGFPVPEWLGERFGAPVLVDNDVNIMALGEHWAARPEADHLIFVKIGTGIGCGIISDRHLHRGAQGAAGDIGHIQVASATDIVCRCGNLGCLEAVASGAAMSARLSADGVEAADSRDVVRLVRGGNTQAVQLIRQAGREIGDVLASIVNFFNPSVIVVGGDIAEAGEQILAGLREVIYSRSLPLATQHLTITASELSDRAGVIGAAVMVIEHALAPGTVDQAVTRD from the coding sequence ATGCTGAGCGAAGCGAACGGTTCAATCGCCGGCGCGGGGGCGCTTCTGAAGATCCTGCGCGATGGTCAGGCCCGGACCCGGGCCGAGTTGGTGCAACTGACCGGACTGGCACGGTCCACCCTCGGGCAGCGGCTCGACGCGCTGCTCAGCCAGCAGTGGATCGTCCCGACCGAGGAGGCCATCTCCTCGGGAGGCCGTCCCGCCGTCGCCTTCACCTTCAACCGCGGCGCCCGCATCGCCCTCGCCGCCGACCTCGGGGCCACCCACGCCCGGGTGGCGATCACCGATCTGGGCACCGAGGTGCTCGCCGAGCGCGCGGACGAGGTGCCGATAGACCGCGGCCCCGTCGAGACGCTCACCTGGCTCCAGCACACCTTCGAGGAGATGCTCGCCGAGACCGGCCACACCCGGGACCAGATCTGCGGCATCGGCGTCGGCCTGCCCGGCCCGGTCGAGCACAGCTCGGGACGGCCGGTCAATCCGCCGATAATGCCGGGCTGGGACGGTTTCCCCGTCCCCGAGTGGCTCGGCGAGCGCTTCGGCGCACCCGTGCTCGTCGACAACGACGTCAACATCATGGCGCTGGGCGAGCACTGGGCCGCCCGCCCCGAGGCCGACCACCTCATCTTCGTCAAGATCGGCACCGGCATCGGCTGCGGCATCATCAGTGACCGCCACCTGCACCGGGGCGCCCAGGGCGCGGCCGGCGACATCGGCCACATCCAGGTGGCCTCGGCCACCGACATCGTCTGCCGCTGCGGCAACCTCGGCTGCCTGGAGGCCGTCGCCAGCGGCGCGGCCATGTCCGCCCGCCTGTCCGCCGACGGAGTGGAGGCCGCCGACAGCCGCGACGTGGTCCGCCTGGTGCGCGGCGGCAACACCCAGGCCGTCCAGCTCATCCGCCAGGCGGGCCGCGAGATCGGCGACGTCCTCGCCTCGATCGTCAACTTCTTCAACCCCTCGGTGATCGTGGTCGGCGGCGACATCGCCGAGGCCGGCGAGCAGATACTCGCCGGCCTCCGCGAGGTCATCTACAGCCGCTCGCTGCCCCTCGCCACCCAGCACCTGACGATCACCGCCAGCGAGCTCAGCGACCGGGCGGGGGTGATCGGCGCGGCCGTGATGGTCATCGAACACGCCCTGGCCCCCGGCACCGTCGACCAGGCCGTCACCCGCGACTGA
- a CDS encoding MarR family winged helix-turn-helix transcriptional regulator, producing the protein MTDRPDLAAMISPLSRALIDAELPVLHEHGLSMWAYSVLLALDERPLRTQAALAEAIGADKTRIIGFLDDLQRKGLIERTPDPADRRARVLSLTAEGRRVRDSAQAGIRRKEERLLARLSPEDRRGFLRALRALAALPPEEIAGA; encoded by the coding sequence GTGACCGATCGTCCCGACCTCGCCGCGATGATCAGCCCGCTGAGCCGGGCGCTCATCGACGCCGAGCTGCCCGTGCTGCACGAGCACGGCCTGTCGATGTGGGCCTACTCGGTCCTGCTCGCGCTGGACGAACGGCCGTTGCGGACCCAGGCCGCGCTCGCGGAGGCCATCGGCGCGGACAAGACCCGCATCATCGGATTCCTCGACGACCTTCAGCGGAAAGGTCTCATCGAGCGGACCCCCGACCCCGCCGACCGGCGCGCCCGCGTCCTGTCGTTGACCGCCGAGGGCCGCCGCGTACGCGACTCCGCGCAGGCGGGCATCCGGCGCAAGGAAGAACGCCTGCTGGCGCGCCTCTCCCCCGAGGACCGGCGCGGTTTCCTGCGCGCCCTACGGGCGCTCGCCGCCCTGCCCCCCGAAGAGATCGCCGGCGCCTGA
- a CDS encoding amidohydrolase family protein has protein sequence MIDAHHHVWDLSVRDQDWITGPELAPLRRNFGVEDLPAAASGVTATVLVQTITVPEETPEFLALAEAHDLIAAVVGWTDLTAPSAADDLDALRAVPGGRYLRGIRHQVQGEADPRWLCREDVRRGLAAVGRAGLVYELLTLPHQLPAAIETAAALPDLAFVLDHCSKPPVASGVLEPWATLVRELAARPNVTCKLSGLLTEADWDGWTAGDLRPYVDVVLEAFGPERVMFGSDWPVCLLAAPYESVLETTRSLTAHLSEAEREEVFGGVAARVYGIA, from the coding sequence ATGATCGACGCGCATCACCATGTCTGGGACCTGTCCGTGCGGGACCAGGACTGGATCACCGGTCCCGAGCTGGCTCCGCTGCGGCGGAACTTCGGCGTCGAGGACCTGCCGGCGGCCGCCTCCGGGGTGACGGCCACGGTGCTCGTGCAGACGATCACCGTGCCGGAGGAGACGCCGGAGTTCCTGGCCCTGGCCGAGGCGCACGACCTGATCGCGGCGGTGGTCGGCTGGACCGACCTGACCGCCCCCTCGGCGGCCGACGACCTCGACGCGCTGCGGGCCGTGCCGGGCGGCCGCTACCTGCGCGGCATCCGGCACCAGGTGCAGGGCGAGGCCGACCCGCGCTGGCTCTGCCGGGAGGACGTGCGGCGCGGCCTCGCGGCGGTCGGGCGGGCCGGGCTCGTCTACGAGCTGCTCACTCTCCCGCACCAGCTCCCCGCCGCGATCGAGACCGCGGCCGCGCTGCCCGATCTCGCCTTCGTGCTCGACCACTGCTCCAAGCCGCCGGTCGCCTCGGGGGTGCTGGAGCCGTGGGCCACGCTGGTCCGCGAGCTGGCCGCCCGTCCGAACGTCACGTGCAAGCTGTCCGGCCTCCTCACCGAGGCGGACTGGGACGGCTGGACGGCCGGGGACCTGCGGCCCTACGTCGACGTGGTGCTGGAGGCCTTCGGGCCGGAGCGGGTCATGTTCGGCTCCGACTGGCCGGTCTGCCTGCTCGCCGCGCCATACGAGAGCGTGCTGGAGACCACCCGCTCGCTCACCGCGCACCTGTCGGAGGCCGAGCGCGAGGAGGTGTTCGGCGGGGTGGCCGCCCGCGTCTACGGCATCGCCTGA
- a CDS encoding LysR family transcriptional regulator yields the protein MDWQEIEAFLTLAEELHFGRTAERLHVSRARVSQMIKVLERRVGGPLFDRTSRRVTLTPVGQQLREDLTPHHRGIHQALAKAADAARGVGGVLRVGFSSPLASEMVMKIVNAFRVRHPDCEVQIREVHLSDPFGPLRRGELDIQLTEFPVDEPDLTAGPVLITDPKVLAVSSRHRLAHRETVSVEDLADELVLFISGMPDYFVDQLTPPHTPSGKPIRRSLTTRYWQELLTLVGAGQGVTVAVAQGARYYPRPDLAYIPIEDAPPLEYGLLWRTADATVRRGAFTQTALGFVSGPAAPRRRGQSR from the coding sequence ATGGACTGGCAGGAAATCGAGGCCTTCCTGACGCTGGCCGAGGAGTTGCACTTCGGTCGCACCGCGGAACGGCTGCACGTGTCACGGGCGCGGGTAAGCCAAATGATCAAAGTCCTGGAACGGCGCGTCGGCGGCCCGCTGTTCGATCGCACCAGCCGCCGGGTGACGCTGACGCCCGTCGGGCAGCAGCTCCGCGAGGACCTGACACCCCATCACCGCGGTATTCACCAGGCGCTCGCCAAAGCCGCCGACGCCGCGCGCGGCGTCGGCGGCGTCCTGCGCGTGGGGTTCTCCAGCCCGCTGGCCAGCGAGATGGTGATGAAGATCGTGAATGCCTTCCGTGTTCGCCATCCCGACTGCGAGGTTCAGATCCGCGAGGTCCACCTGTCGGACCCCTTCGGGCCTCTGCGCCGCGGTGAGCTGGACATCCAGCTCACCGAGTTCCCCGTCGACGAGCCCGACCTGACCGCGGGACCGGTCCTGATCACCGACCCCAAAGTCCTCGCCGTATCCAGTCGCCACCGTCTGGCTCACCGCGAGACGGTCAGCGTGGAGGACCTCGCCGACGAGCTCGTCCTGTTCATCTCCGGAATGCCGGACTATTTCGTGGATCAGTTGACCCCGCCCCACACCCCGAGCGGCAAGCCCATCCGCCGCTCACTCACCACCCGGTACTGGCAGGAACTCCTCACGCTCGTCGGCGCTGGCCAGGGGGTCACCGTGGCCGTAGCCCAGGGGGCGCGCTACTACCCCCGCCCCGACCTGGCCTACATCCCCATCGAAGACGCCCCACCGCTGGAATACGGACTTCTCTGGCGTACGGCGGATGCCACCGTCAGGCGCGGAGCCTTCACGCAGACGGCACTCGGCTTCGTCTCCGGACCGGCCGCACCGCGCCGGCGGGGGCAGTCGCGGTGA
- a CDS encoding DUF6766 family protein produces MKRFVKENSLSLFFLVAFVLALVGQSFAGNAAANDQRLSEGGAPISWARYVTSSDFAVDVAENWQSEYLQFLLFILATVWLVQRGSPESKKPGEEGGESDAEQKTGRHATPGSPKWARATGLRQTLYGNSLGVLMGVIFVLSWLGQSVAGTARYNEQQLARLQDPVSWGGYVTSGDFWDRTLQNWQSEFLAVLSMVVFSVYLRQRGSPESKPVGAPHGQTDVEG; encoded by the coding sequence TTGAAACGTTTCGTCAAGGAGAACTCCCTCAGCCTGTTCTTCCTCGTCGCCTTCGTGCTGGCGCTGGTCGGCCAGTCCTTCGCCGGCAACGCCGCGGCCAACGACCAGCGGCTCAGCGAGGGCGGGGCGCCGATCTCCTGGGCGCGGTACGTCACCTCCTCCGACTTCGCCGTCGACGTCGCGGAGAACTGGCAGTCGGAGTACCTGCAGTTCCTGCTGTTCATCCTCGCCACGGTCTGGCTGGTGCAACGGGGCTCACCGGAGTCGAAGAAGCCCGGCGAGGAGGGCGGGGAGAGCGACGCCGAGCAGAAGACCGGGCGGCACGCCACGCCCGGCAGCCCCAAGTGGGCCAGGGCGACCGGGCTGCGGCAGACGCTGTACGGCAACTCCCTCGGCGTGCTGATGGGTGTGATCTTCGTGCTGTCGTGGCTGGGCCAGTCGGTGGCCGGCACGGCCCGCTACAACGAGCAGCAGCTCGCCCGGTTGCAGGACCCCGTGAGCTGGGGCGGCTACGTCACCTCGGGCGACTTCTGGGACCGCACCCTGCAGAACTGGCAGTCGGAGTTCCTCGCCGTGCTGTCGATGGTCGTGTTCTCCGTCTACCTTCGCCAGCGCGGGTCACCGGAGTCCAAGCCCGTCGGCGCCCCGCACGGGCAGACCGACGTCGAGGGCTGA